GATAATCGTGCTGATTTCGGTCGCAGGCAGGGAGGCGAAGTAAAAGGGTACGCCGTCCATCATAACGGCAGCCCGTTGTCCATTCTTGCTGCGCGCCGTCACAGCCTCGTCGATCATGGTGCGGTAATAGAGCTTTTTAACCTGGTGAGCAAGACCGGCGCTGCCATCGGTTGGCCAGTCGGGATCGGCGGCAAGCTCGACGGCGATGCTCGCCCAGCGATGCACAACTACATGGTCGTAATGGCCGTAGATCCCATCCTGACCGAAAGTAATGACCACGTCCGGCCTTAACTCACGAATGAGACGAACCAGTTTCGCAACCGCCTGTCCCTGATTCACAATGGCAAGTTGCCCATCCACGTAGTCGAGGAAACGGGGCGGGTGCACACCATAGGTCTGGCATGCGCAGCGCAGTTCTCTCTCCCGCACTGCGGGCAGATTGGAAGGGCTCGCCACTTCGGGATCGGCGATCTGACCTGCTTCACCGCGCGTTGCCGTTACAACGTAAACATCGCAGCCCTCCGCAGCATATTTTGCCAGGGTACCACCTGTGCCAAAAGCCTCATCATCGGGATGGGCGAAGATCGCCATCAAGGTCAGCTTTTTCTCAAACATTCTCGTCGCTCTCGGCCATAATCTGGCGCGCATGTTCCAGCAAAATTTCGGCGCGCTGCTCCGAAACGCCTTTGACTTCAAAATAGCGCTGCAGAAGCTCCATCGGAGTTAGCGTTTCAACCGAGACAGCGCCAAGTCGCCGGCGCTCACTCTGCTCCACATCCTTGCTGATCCCTGCGATGTAGTAGGCATCCTTCAGGGCAGCAAGTATCTCTCGCTCCTGTAACAAAGCTTCCTGCTCCGCTCGCAACCGCAAGACAACCCGAACAACGGCATCGCTAAGATCACGCCTTGCGATGGCCTGAACCACGGCCTCGGTGGGGTCACCCAATTCTTCCCGGACATCCTGCCGGATCGTGATGAAGGGGCGGGCCAGGACCTTATAGTGGGTGTGAAACTGCCAGTGCGTGTCCCCTTTTTGCACCGTTGCCACCACCCAACCCTTGGCTTCTTTTTCCTCCCCGAAGTCGATTCTTTCGATGCTGCCGCTGTAGACGACCGGTGGATAGCTATCACCGTTGAGACTTTGGTGCTTGTGAATATGTCCCAAGGCAACATAGTCCCAGGCAGGATTGGCCAGCTCACTGCGCGGCACAGCCACATCGCGACCGATCATGATGTTGCGCTCGGAGCCCAGGCTGGCATTTTGCACACTGAAATGCCCGGTCAGCACGGCAGGTACCTTGGGATGCTGGGCAGCCTCGATAGCCAGGGCGCGGATGTTGTCGACCATGATACTGCGCAAGTGCTTGTCGATCTCGG
Above is a genomic segment from Chloroflexota bacterium containing:
- a CDS encoding PIG-L family deacetylase; protein product: MFEKKLTLMAIFAHPDDEAFGTGGTLAKYAAEGCDVYVVTATRGEAGQIADPEVASPSNLPAVRERELRCACQTYGVHPPRFLDYVDGQLAIVNQGQAVAKLVRLIRELRPDVVITFGQDGIYGHYDHVVVHRWASIAVELAADPDWPTDGSAGLAHQVKKLYYRTMIDEAVTARSKNGQRAAVMMDGVPFYFASLPATEISTIIDVGLYADVKRQGILCHATQLGHTSRYSESPEEVIADPWFRQEAFILAQSTVGPPDNLEQDLFRGLR
- a CDS encoding exonuclease SbcCD subunit D; the encoded protein is MTHPAIRLLHIADIHIGMENYGRLDPQTGINGRVMDFLRRLSDAVDYALDHEIDVVIFAGDAYKTRDPNPTYQREFARRMKKLADGGIPVVLLVGNHDLPAVAQRASSISIFNTLDVPNMFVGDREQLWQVTCRRGQQLQVATVPYPLKSRLLAREDQRGKSIAEIDKHLRSIMVDNIRALAIEAAQHPKVPAVLTGHFSVQNASLGSERNIMIGRDVAVPRSELANPAWDYVALGHIHKHQSLNGDSYPPVVYSGSIERIDFGEEKEAKGWVVATVQKGDTHWQFHTHYKVLARPFITIRQDVREELGDPTEAVVQAIARRDLSDAVVRVVLRLRAEQEALLQEREILAALKDAYYIAGISKDVEQSERRRLGAVSVETLTPMELLQRYFEVKGVSEQRAEILLEHARQIMAESDENV